A region of Dictyostelium discoideum AX4 chromosome 1 chromosome, whole genome shotgun sequence DNA encodes the following proteins:
- the jcdD gene encoding transcription factor jumonji, jmjC domain-containing protein → MDYYQSELIKLFQKSNEIYKDNNFETKLNEKNYKFLLVYLNSIHSILKIDMKLNIYQYINIEFKELILISKELMKIVFDIIHSGTWNNIDILFKDLFAYSSILYIYSFFLIQFKNIKVDNNNNNNININIPNPIKKIILKKLDLALIFGDKLFNQVINQIINLISNNNNNNNNNFLNNFKNENYNNNNENEIILNKEKLIKRISRPPSLNEFKNEYMIKGNPCVIENLMKEWPCFNERNWSDLNYLKNVAGSRLVPIEIGPNYLHEKMKQKLINFNKFIDEYIISKNSDDDNDDIGYLAQTKLFEQIPQLRNDILIPEYCKIKIGCGDDDNDNNKEDNVEINAWLGPKGTVTPLHYDPKHNFLCQIVGRKYIKLFSPKESNNLYPHLNSKLFFNTSMVDVENPDHSKFPLFKNCDYIELILNAGEILYIPPTYWHFVKSLSQSFSIFP, encoded by the exons atggATTATTACCAAAGTGAATTAATCAAACTATTTCAAAAGAgtaatgaaatttataaagataataattttgaaactaaattaaatgaaaagaattataaatttttattagtttatttaaattcaatacattcaatattaaaaattgatatgAAATTAAACATTTATCAATATATCAATATcgaatttaaagaattaattttaatatcaaaagaattaatgaaaattgtaTTTGATATAATTCATTCTGGAACATggaataatattgatattctatttaaagatttatttgcATATTCTTCAATTCTATATATTTactccttttttttaattcaatttaaaaatataaaagttgataataataataataataatattaatattaatatcccAAACcctataaagaaaataattttaaaaaaattagatttagcattaatatttggtgataaattatttaatcaagttataaatcaaattattaatttaatatcaaataataataataataataataataattttttaaataattttaaaaatgaaaattataataataataatgaaaatgaaataatattaaataaagaaaaactaATTAAAAGGATTAGTAGACCACCaagtttaaatgaatttaaaaatgaatatatgATAAAAGGAAATCCATGtgttattgaaaatttaatgaaagaaTGGCCATGTTTTAATGAAAGAAATTGGagtgatttaaattatttaaaaaatgttgcTGGATCAAGACTGGttccaattgaaattggtccaaattatttacatgaaaaaatgaaacaaaaattaataaatttcaataaatttattgatgaatatataatttcgaaaaatagtgatgatgataatgatgatattggTTATTTAGCTCAAACAAAACTATTTGAACAAATTCCTCAATTAAgaaatgatattttaataccagaatattgtaaaattaaaattggatgtggtgatgatgataatgataataataaagaagataatgttgaaattaatgCTTGGTTAGGTCCAAAAGGAACAGTGACTCCACTTCATTATGATCCAAAACATAATTTTCTTTGTCAAATTGTTGGTAGGAAATATATTAAACTATTCTCACCAAAggaatcaaataatttatatccTCATTTAAactcaaaattattttttaatactaGTATGGTTGATGTTGAAAATCCAGATCATTCAAAAtttccattatttaaaaattgtgattatattgaattaattttaaatgctGGTGAAATTCTTTATATTCCACCCACATATTGGCATTTTGTTAAATCTTTAAGCCAAAGTTTTTCA atattcccctaa
- a CDS encoding eukaryotic translation initiation factor 4E family protein (Similar to eIF-4E): protein MVNYFNLLDESDEEETNTTVKKDLTVETTAPTTTAVIEKENKVNNKVETSTAATSASSSTTGGIYVPPLRTSSEATNKAPPSQHIEIQFDVNKFNSEETLPENWILWYDTKKNSPQEGENNEYLQNVEKIGSFNSLKQFKNMWESLKTPLDVIGNISIFKEGIEPAWEDPKNKDGGKITINYLKDNGDFNFLLNAWFTLFTTIVFSTFENYEQSNGIVLSIRSWGASIHLWNNSSENDKVQSIRDVFQNILFVKYSKFSPHKTALDMNKNKDPNTKQINKNKKRDEHGFTIKPVNTLLSVHPTFSGAYEKQWVLPENNKPDKSLNIINTNTKPKKSSPYTVNTEERKESPDIINDSNNIINNNNNNNNNNSNNNENNNNSDNIENEQSEPIPEIPSGVNAWSTGILLGQPKVEESQKQLDEQPLVVKEDEKENEKEKEKEKEKEKEKEKEKEKIIEKKESKSAYSNAWGNSKIEQPTTTPSNNNNNNTTKSSNTPTPMINTNIEIPTGANAWATGKLLVKQEVVEDKQSLNNVDGAAVAASTTTITPPPVVTTENKEKKGKTEKKEKENKAPTVVITEKKDSSQSQEKPIKRVSSKEVLQEKPIKRVNSKEVLQSQPTESFWEEPTPITVVQQTQVPTKVPKKTIEPTPTPTPTPTPTPTPTPTQTTASTSTPTQVDTFSKVVKKDKSYKQTKTTVSSWGSPTSIADLIASQPEPTTVIVAPVATEVTIPTPTAAPISTNTATTVTTTTTTTSPTNTTAITPTATVVATVESEVKSGVLSIKENKKVETISSVNVQTKVEKDEWISIEKKPKTAKQLVDKKEKDETSPSLLNKGPKDNLLIRNLLVEEPLDYPSPIKPSQPIKNITKEVKKDIQPKENKKENQLKENKKENNNNNNNNNTNNISKENNTKKVSKSSTSNTLKNNNDNIVNSTNKQTNKSTTTTSEKDLSIISSSLIMNLVAVVSVLVLGFILKYLFV from the exons atggtaaacTATTTCAACTTATTAGATGAAtcagatgaagaagaaacaaatacaactgttaaaaaagatttaacaGTAGAAACAAcagcaccaacaacaacagcagttattgaaaaagaaaataaagtaaaCAACAAAGTTGAAACTAGTACAGCAGCAACATCCGCTTCTTCTTCAACAACAGGAGGTATTTATGTACCACCACTTAGAACAAGTTCAGAGGCAACAAATAAAGCACCACCTTCACAACATATTGAAATTCAATTTGATgtaaacaaatttaattcagAAGAAACATTACCAGAGAATTGGATTCTTTGGTACGACACAAAAAAGAATTCCCCACAAGAAggagaaaataatgaatatcttcaaaatgttgaaaaaattggttcttttaattctttaaag CAATTCAAAAATATGTGGGAAAGTTTAAAAACACCATTAGATGTAATTGGTAATATAAGTATTTTCAAAGAAGGTATTGAACCAGCTTGGGAAGatccaaaaaataaagatggtGGTAAAATT ACTATAAATTATCTTAAAGATAATGGCGacttcaattttttattaaatgcaTGGTTCACTTTATTCACAACAATTGTTTTTAGCACATTCGAAAATTATGAACAATCA aatggtatTGTTTTATCAATTAGAAGTTGGGGTGCAAGTATTCATTTATGGAATAATAGTTCAGAGAATGATAAAGTTCAATCAATTAGAGATGTATtccaaaatatattatttgttaaatattcaaaGTTTTCACCACATAAAACAGCACTCGATATGAATAAGAATAAAGATCCAAATactaaacaaataaataagaaTAAGAAAAGAGATGAACATGGATTCACAATTAAACCAGTCAATACACTATTATCAGTACATCCAACTTTTTCAGGTGCATATGAAAAGCAATGGGTATTACCAGAGAATAATAAACCagataaatcattaaatattattaacacAAATACTAAACCAAAGAAATCTTCACCATATACTGTAAACACtgaagaaagaaaagaatcaCCTGATataataaatgattcaaataatataataaataataacaataataataataataacaatagcaacaataatgaaaataataataattcagatAATATAGAAAATGAACAATCTGAACCAATTCCTGAAATTCCATCTGGTGTTAATGCATGGTCAACTGGTATTTTATTAGGTCAACCAAAAGTTGAAGAATCTCAAAAACAACTCGATGAACAACCATTAGTTGTAAAAGAAGacgaaaaagaaaatgaaaaagaaaaagaaaaagaaaaagaaaaagaaaaagaaaaagaaaaagaaaaagaaaaaattattgaaaagaaagaatCAAAATCAGCTTATTCAAATGCATGGGGTAATAGTAAAATTGAACAACCAACAACCACACcatccaataataataataataataccactaaatcatcaaatacaCCAACTCCAATgattaatacaaatattgaaattccaACTGGCGCAAATGCATGGGCAActggtaaattattagttAAACAAGAGGTTGTTGAAGATaaacaatcattaaataatgttgATGGTGCTGCTGTAGCTGCttccaccaccactattactCCTCCACCAGTCGTCACaactgaaaataaagaaaagaaaggAAAAacagaaaagaaagaaaaagaaaataaagcaCCAACTGTAGTAATCACAGAAAAGAAAGATTCTTCTCAATCACAAGAAAAACCAATTAAGAGAGTAAGTTCAAAAGAAGTTTTACAagaaaaaccaataaaaagAGTAAATTCAAAAGAAGTATTACAATCACAACCAACTGAATCATTCTGGGAAGAACCAACACCAATTACTGTTGTTCAACAAACTCAAGTACCAACTAAAGTACCAAAGAAAACTATTGAACCAACCCCAACTCCAACACCAACTCCAACCCCAACTCCAACCCCAACTCCAACTCAAACAACAGCTTCAACCTCAACACCAACTCAAGTTGATACCTTTTCTAAAGTTGTAAAGAAAGATAAATCATACAAACAAACCAAAACAACAGTTTCATCATGGGGTAGTCCAACTAGTATCGCTGATTTAATCGCTTCTCAACCTGAACCAACAACAGTTATTGTTGCTCCAGTTGCAACTGAAGTTACAATTCCAACTCCAACTGCTGCACCTATCTCCACCAACACAGCAACTACtgtcaccaccaccactactaccacctcCCCTACCAATACAACAGCCATTACCCCTACTGCCACTGTTGTAGCAACAGTTGAAAGTGAAGTTAAATCTGGtgtattatcaattaaagagaATAAAAAAGTAGAAACTATATCAAGCGTAAATGTCCAAAcaaaagttgaaaaagatgaatggatttcaattgaaaagaaaCCAAAGACAGCTAAACAATTAGTTGataagaaagaaaaagatgaaaCATCACCATCACTCCTAAACAAAGGTCcaaaagataatttattaattagaaATTTATTAGTTGAAGAACCATTAGATTACCCATCACCAATAAAACCATcacaaccaattaaaaatattactaAAGAagttaaaaaagatattcaaccaaaagaaaataaaaaagaaaatcaattaaaagaaaataaaaaagaaaataataataataacaacaataataacactaataatatatcaaaagaaaataatactaAGAAGGTTTCAAAATCATCTACTTCAaatacattaaaaaataataatgataatatagtcaattcaacaaataaacaaaccAACAaatcaaccaccaccacatcCGAAAAAGATCTTTCTATAATCTCATCatctttaataatgaatttagtTGCTGTAGTTTCAGTTTTAGTTTTAGGTTTTAttcttaaatatttatttgtttaa
- a CDS encoding hypothetical protein (Q8N0W3 L-fucose kinase (EC 2.7.1.52) (Fucokinase)): MNFHSYQHNYIGENKNLNENGEEDIYWDAIAVTAPKYEHAEEFLKELQNRQNEGIISKKTFLISIPDPYINTGYRPMKTKRRSKSQEEIDDEEEQETFGEIPLQYQSSNNKNKNDNNNNNKNEKHKIYHNHGIKNNIDDNGDEIDENEENLHKPHYTKVGSGSSMINSLFVITEKLSALSGKSYLDVDILKNKRILLLLNGGIHQHAPLVNLCTKSFSMMPLKNIDIIKHHQNQNKQQQDGQNKNEKSNKKYVGDEPVYPIDILLSNLNDIVLNLQSGFMVSSTESLIFFNREDSNLKSKTLWKQSGVSVITMNVGPDYYTNHGMCKINEETGEILEIAYKKPKEYLQVNGFISKNDDTASIYTGIIFFCEKTTEKLLYLHNTSPLDSCTYLGVDSGSQLLKFGVFPDILCSMTKNETFESYLNQPYFYGSHKSLVRKARKVVWDSFRTTPIRSIKIKGTYYYLKNPTDYLNFINSNIGVGASGEKSIISKKMHSFIDCQDSVKGIIVNSILMGKGKSFDTTVIYDSILTGNWSIGERSIVFGVKSLFETFHIHSNMMVNEIRLKSIKIKHSISESPKALIVLGIEDDLNSFYNDPTARIANRNWEEFLLSSGVSPDELWSKGVPKILRTARLFPIIVNDQDEKMYEASLWIQNKESPPLSVIGRWRSSKRISVADIIGESYLLDYTQLEVKQQVQQLSENKVGDGVLIVENSNSNNCNNNNNNNINNNNNNINNNINNNNDNDNNIDINNNNNNNNNNNNNNNNNNNLNNSNENCYSFNTNNLVDNIISNSERIKPCTTSFTTGASEYSSKWMIEGDIEAGFKWRREISFQVDSMEIEHILVQGIDQSILPFVKKWSECNIPLSKALETLDRISLSCPLQYTGRLLSCISDTLAIYVNNQGGLRSGPARNSQFEKSFNYFRNHDERKGFLSLIKERRKWLTSYESMIRVARHYEGAGQIVIKNIVDTCPTELKPLDPSNSPTTTTTTTKDWICVSLPVRIDLAGGWTDTPPICYEHGGVVLNAAIRIRGKKSIEARVRRLDEPVLIFRVGQTGDSIICRSLNDLMDYDQPHAPGSLLKSCFLQLGLIDYGDGINFNNVSSVDGRKAKTITTSTTTACVVVCKTLKQQLESLGGGMEVTSSSDLPTGSGLGTSSILAAGLITAMAYAYGYKYSDQHLFHAVLKVEQMLTTGGGWQDQIGGVLGGFKEGSCTRFHSKSDKIMVTANQLPMSDQTIQTINDHLLLIYTGRTRLARDLLQDVIRRWYAKTQEILSNTEALIQTTKTMKEALIRGDIKEIGSCLLQYWNQKKAMAVGSEPTRIVQIFNLVKDYTYGYSLAGAGGGGFMILITKDHCTVTKNKLQEIIGKVDGLESVEIFDTEIDTNGLEISIEKHVEYLQVPPMNVTN; the protein is encoded by the coding sequence atgaattttcataGTTATCAACATAATTATATTGGAgagaataaaaatttaaatgaaaatggagAAGAAGATATTTATTGGGATGCTATAGCAGTGACAGCACCAAAATATGAACATGCTGAAGagtttttaaaagaattacaaAATAGACAAAATGAAGGtataatttcaaagaaaacatttttaatatcaataccTGATCCATACATAAATACTGGTTATAGACCAatgaaaacaaaaagaagatCAAAATCACAAGaagaaattgatgatgaagaagaacaagAGACATTTGGTGAAATTCCATTACAGTATCAatcaagtaataataaaaataaaaatgataataataataataataaaaatgaaaaacataaaataTATCATAATCatggtattaaaaataatattgatgataatggtgatgaaattgatgaaaatgaagagaATTTACATAAACCTCATTATACAAAAGTTGGAAGTGGATCATCAAtgataaattcattatttgtaataaCTGAAAAGTTAAGTGCACTATCAGGTAAAAGTTATTTAGatgttgatattttaaagaataaaagaattttattacttttaaatgGTGGTATACATCAACATGCACCATTAGTAAATTTATGTACAAAATCATTCTCAATGATgcctttaaaaaatattgatattattaaacaTCACCAGAAtcaaaataaacaacaacaagatggtcaaaataaaaatgaaaagtcAAATAAGAAATATGTCGGTGATGAACCAGTTTATccaattgatattttattatcaaatttaaatgatattgtATTGAATTTACAATCAGGTTTTATGGTTTCAAGTACTGaatctttaatatttttcaatagAGAAGATTCAAATCTAAAGAGTAAAACACTTTGGAAACAATCGGGTGTATCTGTGATCACAATGAATGTTGGCCCCGATTATTATACAAATCATGGTATgtgtaaaattaatgaagaGACTGGTGAAATCTTAGAGATTGCCTATAAGAAACCAAAGGAGTATTTACAAGTAAATGGATTCATTTCAAAGAATGATGATACTGCTTCAATTTATACTGGTATCATATTCTTTTGTGAGAAAACCACAGAGAAACTATTGTATCTTCATAATACATCACCATTGGATTCATGCACTTATTTGGGTGTTGACTCGGGTTCacaacttttaaaatttggtgtTTTCCCTGACATTCTATGTTCAATGACAAAGAATGAAACTTTTGAaagttatttaaatcaacctTATTTCTATGGTTCTCACAAATCGTTGGTTAGAAAGGCAAGAAAAGTGGTTTGGGATTCATTTAGAACAACACCAAttagatcaattaaaattaaaggaacctattattatttaaagaatccaaccgattatttaaatttcattaattcaaatattggtGTTGGTGCAAGTGGTGAAAAAagtataatttcaaaaaagatGCATTCATTCATTGATTGTCAAGATTCGGTTAAAGGTATCATTGTAAATAGTATTCTTATGGGTAAAGGTAAATCATTTGATACCACAGTGATCTATGATTCTATACTCACTGGTAATTGGTCAATTGGTGAACGTTCAATTGTTTTCGGTGTAAAATCATTGTTTGAAACTTTTCATATTCATTCAAATATGATGGTAAATGAAATTcgtttaaaatcaattaaaatcaaacatTCAATCTCTGAATCACCAAAAGCATTAATAGTATTAGGCATTGAAGATGATTTAAACTCTTTCTATAATGATCCAACTGCGAGAATTGCAAATAGAAATTGGGAAGAATTCTTACTATCAAGTGGTGTATCACCCGATGAACTTTGGTCAAAAGGTGTACCTAAAATACTTAGAACTGCAAGACTTTTTCCAATTATTGTCAATGATCAAGATGAAAAAATGTATGAAGCTTCACTTTGGattcaaaataaagaatcaccaccattatctGTAATTGGTCGTTGGAGATCTTCAAAACGTATCTCTGTTGCTGATATCATTGGTGAATCTTATCTATTAGATTATACTCAATTAGAAGTTAAACAACAAGTTCAACAATTAAGTGAAAATAAAGTTGGTGATggtgttttaattgttgaaaattcaaattcaaacaattgtaataataataataataataatattaataataataataataatattaataataatattaataataataatgataatgataataatattgatattaataataataataataataataataataataataataataataataataataataatttaaataatagtaatgaaaattgttatagttttaatacaaataatttagttgataatataatttcaaattcagaAAGAATTAAACCATGTACAACATCATTTACAACAGGAGCATCAGAATATTCAAGTAAATGGATGATTGAAGGTGATATTGAAGCAGGATTTAAGTGGAGAAGAGAGATATCATTTCAAGTTGATTCAATGGAAATTGAACATATATTAGTTCAAGGTATTGATCAATCGATTTTACCATTTGTAAAGAAATGGTCAGAATGTAATATTCCATTAAGTAAAGCATTGGAAACATTGGATcgaatttcattatcatgTCCATTACAATATACTGGTAGATTATTATCATGTATCTCTGATACATTGGCAATCTATGTTAATAATCAAGGTGGTTTACGTTCTGGTCCAGCTAGAAATAGTCAATTTGAAAAGtcattcaattattttagaaATCATGATGAAAGAAAAGGTTTCCTCTCTTTGATAAAGGAACGTAGAAAATGGTTAACCTCTTATGAAAGCATGATACGTGTTGCTAGACATTATGAAGGTGCTGGTCAAATcgttattaaaaatatagttGATACTTGTCCAACTGAATTGAAACCATTAGATCCATCAAATAGTCcaacgacaacaacaacaacaacaaaagatTGGATTTGTGTTTCTTTACCAGTTAGAATCGATTTAGCAGGTGGTTGGACAGATACACCTCCAATTTGTTATGAACATGGTGGTGTGGTTTTAAATGCTGCAATTCGTATTCGTGGtaagaaatcaattgaagCACGTGTTAGAAGATTGGATGAACCAGTGTTAATATTTCGTGTTGGTCAAACTGGTGATTCAATCATTTGTCGTTCATTAAATGATCTAATGGATTATGATCAACCACATGCTCCTGGATCATTGTTAAAATCATGTTTCCTTCAATTGGGTTTAATCGATTATGGTGATggcattaatttcaataatgtCAGTTCTGTCGATGGTAGAAAAGCAAAAACTATTACAACCTCAACCACTACAGCATGTGTTGTAGTTTGTAAAACTTTGAAACAACAATTGGAGAGTTTAGGTGGTGGTATGGAAGTAACCTCAAGTTCAGATTTACCAACTGGTTCAGGTTTAGGCACTTCAAGTATATTGGCAGCTGGTCTTATAACTGCAATGGCCTATGCTTATGGTTATAAATACTCTGATCAACATTTATTCCATGCTGTGCTAAAAGTTGAACAAATGTTAACAACTGGTGGTGGTTGGCAAGATCAAATTGGTGGTGTTTTAGGTGGCTTCAAAGAGGGTTCCTGTACAAGATTCCATAGCAAATCAGATAAAATCATGGTAACTGCCAATCAATTACCAATGTCGGATCAAACCATTCAAACCATAAAtgatcatttattattaatttacacTGGTAGAACAAGATTGGCAAGAGATCTTTTACAAGATGTAATTAGAAGATGGTATGCTAAAACTCAAGAGATTCTCTCAAATACTGAAGCACTCATTCAAACCACTAAAACAATGAAGGAAGCTTTAATTAGAGGTGATATCAAAGAGATTGGTTCCTGTTTATTACAATATTGGAATCAAAAGAAAGCCATGGCTGTTGGTTCTGAACCAACAAGGATAGTTCAAATATTTAACCTTGTCAAAGATTATACTTATGGTTATTCTTTGGCTGGtgctggtggtggtggattCATGATTTTAATCACCAAAGATCATTGTACTgtaacaaaaaataaattacaagAGATTATTGGAAAAGTTGATGGTTTAGAATCTGTTGAAATTTTTGATACTGAAATAGATACAAATGGTTtagaaatttcaattgaaaaacatgTTGAATATTTACAAGTACCACCAATGAATgttacaaattaa